The following are encoded together in the Brassica napus cultivar Da-Ae chromosome A9, Da-Ae, whole genome shotgun sequence genome:
- the LOC125578172 gene encoding uncharacterized protein LOC125578172, translated as MSEFRPISLCNVSYKIISKIMSSRLKRFLPTLISETQSAFVAKRLITDNILVAHEVFHALRTNASCKSKFVAIKTDMSKAFDRVEWGFLEALMLKMGFSAQWVSWIYFCLSSVTYQILINGEAKGHIAPSRGIRQGDPLSPFLFIILTEALISQIQGAEREGRITGLKIARGSPPISHLLFADDSLFFCKADILQCAELMKIINDYGKASGQQLNISKSSILFGTKVPQETKADIKQALGITKEGGMGVYLGLPEKICGSKRQAFAYIQDRLNSRVNSWSAKLLSKGGKEVLLKSVAQALPTYVMSCFLLPQDIIRKLTSSISRFWWSSKQNSRGLHWIAWHKICKPKDKGGLGFRDLKNFNLALLAKQLWRILHHPTSLLARVLKGRYFRATDPILASKANSPSYVWRSLMAAKPLLQAGLRRTICSGANTKVWSANWLPTTPPRPPLCIRPSFNPDLKVAELFMPHSRTWNLDSLRSFFATEDISLICSIKPRPNSQNDDYCWSHTNNGIYSVKTGYDLAMEMQDLSEETTYTEPSTTQLQEKVWKVKAPSKIKHFVWKALSNCVPVCDQLVNRHCGRDRSCARCGAEAETINHMLFECPPAVQTWALTDVPFTPGIFPCTSTFSNIDHLLWRITEQSGPEPLTFRVPWILWYLWKARNDKVFNGKDVSPLDTLQLATSEADIWKLAQIVPTIQEEVATNRSPTEFEPTGPHCKVDASWQKHALFFGGGFSLKDGEGRDFSGSFASNQTISPIQAEFRTLLWAMNSTLLLGFQAMSFESDCHQLVKLLNNEEMEEWPALMAESDEFLQLFSKF; from the coding sequence ATGTCTGAATTTCGGCCCATCAGTCTCTGCAATGTGAGCTATAAGATCATCTCTAAGATCATGAGCAGCCGTTTGAAGCGATTCCTCCCAACACTTATATCAGAAACACAATCCGCTTTCGTGGCGAAGAGGCTTATCACCGATAATATTCTGGTAGCTCATGAAGTTTTCCACGCGCTACGCACTAACGCAAGCTGTAAATCTAAATTCGTGGCTATCAAGACTGACATGAGCAAAGCTTTTGATAGAGTTGAATGGGGATTCCTCGAAGCTCTTATGCTGAAAATGGGATTCTCAGCACAATGGGTGTCCTGGATATACTTCTGTCTCTCCTCGGTAACCTACCAGATCCTTATCAATGGTGAAGCAAAAGGCCACATAGCCCCGTCACGAGGTATAAGGCAAGGAGATCCCCTCTCTCCGTTTCTATTCATAATTCTAACAGAAGCTCTAATCAGCCAAATACAAGGTGCAGAACGAGAAGGAAGGATCACAGGCCTCAAGATCGCAAGAGGAAGCCCCCCGATATCGCACCTCCTCTTTGCTGACGACAGTTTGTTTTTCTGTAAAGCTGATATCCTTCAATGTGCAGAGCTAATGAAGATCATAAATGACTATGGTAAAGCCTCAGGACAGCAACTCAACATCTCAAAATCCTCCATCCTCTTCGGAACCAAAGTTCCACAGGAAACGAAGGCAGACATAAAGCAAGCACTGGGAATTACGAAGGAAGGAGGCATGGGCGTGTATCTAGGCCTACCAGAGAAAATATGTGGCTCGAAACGCCAGGCGTTCGCCTATATACAAGATCGACTTAACTCCCGCGTCAACTCGTGGTCAGCCAAACTCCTCTCAAAAGGTGGCAAAGAAGTCTTGTTAAAGTCGGTGGCTCAAGCCCTCCCTACCTACGTCATGTCCTGTTTTCTACTGCCCCAGGATATCATTAGGAAGCTTACAAGCTCAATCTCAAGGTTTTGGTGGAGCTCTAAGCAAAATAGCCGAGGACTCCACTGGATAGCCTGGCATAAAATCTGCAAACCTAAAGATAAGGGAGGCCTAGGATTTCGAGACCTTAAAAACTTCAATCTCGCCCTTCTTGCGAAGCAGTTATGGAGAATTCTCCATCATCCGACCTCTCTCCTAGCAAGAGTTTTGAAAGGCCGCTATTTCCGAGCCACAGATCCCATCTTGGCAAGCAAAGCGAACTCCCCCTCTTATGTATGGAGAAGCCTTATGGCAGCTAAACCACTACTACAGGCCGGACTGAGAAGAACGATATGCTCAGGAGCAAACACAAAAGTTTGGTCTGCCAATTGGTTACCAACCACCCCGCCACGTCCACCCCTATGCATAAGGCCTTCTTTTAACCCGGATCTAAAAGTCGCAGAACTCTTCATGCCACACTCGAGGACTTGGAATTTGGATTCTCTGCGTAGCTTTTTTGCGACTGAAGATATCTCTCTCATATGCAGCATCAAACCGAGACCAAATAGCCAAAACGATGATTACTGCTGGAGTCATACAAATAATGGCATATACTCGGTCAAAACAGGGTATGACCTCGCAATGGAGATGCAAGATTTGTCAGAAGAAACCACATATACAGAGCCTAGTACGACACAGCTACAAGAAAAGGTCTGGAAAGTAAAAGCCCCTAGCAAGATTAAACACTTCGTGTGGAAGGCCCTATCAAATTGCGTACCCGTATGCGATCAGTTAGTCAACCGGCACTGTGGTAGAGACCGATCTTGCGCTCGCTGTGGTGCTGAGGCTGAGACGATAAATCACATGCTGTTCGAATGCCCTCCTGCTGTACAGACCTGGGCTCTCACTGATGTACCCTTCACTCCGGGAATATTCCCGTGTACCTCAACTTTCAGTAATATTGATCACCTCTTATGGAGAATAACAGAGCAAAGCGGCCCCGAACCTCTAACTTTCAGAGTCCCATGGATCCTCTGGTACCTCTGGAAAGCTCGAAACGATAAGGTATTCAATGGCAAGGACGTTTCTCCTCTCGACACACTCCAGCTAGCTACAAGCGAGGCTGACATTTGGAAACTCGCTCAGATCGTTCCAACGATACAGGAGGAGGTAGCTACCAATCGATCACCAACTGAATTTGAACCTACCGGACCTCACTGCAAGGTCGACGCCTCATGGCAAAAACATGCCCTTTTCTTCGGAGGAGGCTTCTCACTCAAAGATGGAGAAGGGAGAGATTTCTCTGGTTCATTCGCTAGTAACCAAACGATCTCTCCCATACAGGCGGAATTTCGTACCCTCTTATGGGCTATGAACTCCACCCTGCTCCTAGGCTTTCAAGCCATGTCATTTGAGTCCGACTGCCACCAACTCGTGAAACTCCTCAACAATGAAGAAATggaagaatggccagctttaATGGCCGAATCAGATGAATTTCTACAGCTTTTTTCTAAGTTTTAA
- the LOC125578402 gene encoding actin cytoskeleton-regulatory complex protein PAN1-like: MSQSSLIARKGGPSNGDRRQANTEDDIIPIPDCDINDVKERFRLTLIGRVFHLRGRSTEALIHLLPRPRIWNVEGRVRGLNLGNGRFQFDFNNETDLQMVLNKRPCHFNQWSFALERWEPLTSENFPNTIPFWITVTGVPVHFWNDKTFTQIANALGKKLSIDSTKARIHVSIEADKPLQFERRIDFPNGDIGKVTLTYEGLHRYCFTCKHISHDENSCPLLTPEERDLKRKQRAESYANDDYARLPSQSTQGYNSRSSLKRPRSPPSGRHLSPPSSPRNNRKLHDDKRRKSITSSFSTHQTRASEYSNKDRTNSGRLENRQPHDSNEVWSRLALPYRREGTDRRRNDQLYSRSKSHHENSQKGRNSTYEWRPRRHNETPRNRAPTTREPHSGPYDREEKSRATYDSQKTISDNRVSLESGEIDTNRRHEAATATTERETEEERTRRLKGKAIATGSPSPQEKAAHLASLAARGTSLMIREAPAAPTHRTPYTSPRYDSNQTKQADKPLDNEFGLDLDLDMPMTDLELAEVDNLVLETERLEMDENMMDNDDLLGDSPAYDAEQIEAISQLSPAITGSPRAPPSASLAPPAASVPKTAARAQPNPYIPKGLLKKKAPRSPDIKGANASKKLLSLKSRASPKKKATSGKYQAASSTMVPRTEVFPSALSKKSVSLSGSMVSQKPSSKKI, from the coding sequence ATGAGCCAATCATCCCTGATCGCGCGCAAAGGAGGTCCCTCCAATGGAGATCGCCGACAAGCAAACACGGAAGATGACATCATCCCCATTCCAGACTGTGACATTAACGATGTAAAAGAGCGGTTCCGTCTCACCCTCATCGGACGAGTCTTCCACCTCCGAGGACGCAGTACTGAGGCCCTGATCCATCTTCTTCCCAGGCCGAGGATCTGGAACGTTGAAGGTAGAGTACGTGGACTCAACCTTGGTAACGGGCGTTTCCAATTTGATTTTAACAATGAAACGGATCTCCAGATGGTACTGAATAAACGACCTTGCCACTTCAACCAATGGAGCTTCGCCTTGGAACGTTGGGAACCCCTCACGAgtgaaaattttccaaatacTATTCCGTTCTGGATAACCGTTACAGGAGTCCCAGTTCACTTCTGGAATGACAAAACTTTTACGCAGATTGCAAATGCACTGGGGAAAAAGCTCAGCATCGACTCGACGAAGGCGAGAATTCATGTCTCCATTGAGGCTGACAAACCCCTTCAGTTTGAGCGCAGGATTGACTTCCCGAATGGAGATATCGGCAAAGTCACTCTCACCTATGAAGGTCTACATCGCTACTGTTTCACATGTAAGCACATCTCTCACGATGAGAACTCCTGCCCTCTACTTACTCCAGAAGAACGTGATCTCAAAAGGAAGCAGAGAGCAGAAAGTTATGCCAATGATGACTATGCGCGACTCCCTAGTCAGAGTACTCAAGGTTACAACTCGCGGAGCTCACTCAAGAGACCCCGATCCCCACCCTCTGGGAGACATCTCAGCCCTCCGTCATCTCCAAGGAATAACCGCAAGCTCCACGATGATAAGAGAAGAAAGAGCATTACCTCTTCTTTCTCAACCCACCAAACAAGAGCCTCTGAATACTCGAACAAGGACCGTACAAACTCTGGCCGGCTTGAAAACCGTCAACCTCACGATAGCAACGAAGTTTGGAGCAGATTGGCCCTTCCATATAGGAGAGAAGGAACCGACAGACGCAGAAACGATCAGCTTTACTCTAGGAGCAAATCGCATCATGAAAACTCTCAGAAGGGAAGAAACTCAACTTACGAATGGCGTCCAAGACGCCATAATGAGACACCAAGAAATCGCGCCCCGACAACACGCGAACCTCATTCCGGCCCCTATGATCGTGAGGAAAAGTCCAGAGCCACCTATGACTCACAGAAAACTATATCGGACAACCGTGTATCCCTGGAATCAGGAGAGATCGACACAAACCGAAGGCACGAAGCGGCAACGGCAACCACAGAAAGGGAAACAGAAGAGGAACGAACCCGTCGTCTTAAGGGGAAAGCCATCGCAACTGGCTCTCCCTCCCCCCAAGAGAAAGCTGCGCATCTTGCCTCACTAGCGGCACGGGGTACCAGTCTGATGATCAGGGAAGCTCCTGCTGCACCAACCCACCGAACCCCATACACAAGCCCAAGGTATGACAGTAATCAAACAAAACAGGCGGACAAGCCCTTAGACAATGAGTTTGGTCTTGATCTGGATTTAGATATGCCCATGACTGATCTTGAATTAGCTGAGGTAGATAACCTAGTCCTAGAAACTGAACGTTTAGAGATGGACGAGAACATGATGGATAATGATGATCTTCTCGGAGATAGTCCTGCTTATGATGCAGAGCAAATCGAGGCTATTTCTCAGCTTTCTCCAGCAATTACTGGGTCACCAAGAGCTCCTCCATCCGCCTCTCTTGCTCCACCAGCGGCCTCTGTCCCAAAGACAGCAGCAAGAGCTCAACCAAATCCATATATCCCAAAAGGCCTGCTCAAGAAGAAAGCTCCCCGTTCCCCAGACATCAAAGGAGCAAATGCATCAAAAAAGCTGCTCTCACTTAAAAGCCGTGCTTCCCCAAAGAAAAAGGCAACATCGGGTAAATACCAAGCGGCTTCCTCAACTATGGTCCCTCGCACTGAGGTGTTTCCTTCTGCACTAAGCAAAAAATCTGTGTCTCTTTCAGGTTCGATGGTGTCCCAGAAACCATCCAGTAAGAAGATATGA